Genomic DNA from Gemmatimonadota bacterium:
AAAATACCCTCATCATCTACCGGCACCTCCAGCGTATCGTGCGGGTGCCCGCGCATGACCGGCTTGAGACCCTCATCTCCAGAAAGCCTCAGAATCTCGTCCCGGTAACGCGACAAATTGACCAGCACCGGATGCCCGCGCTTTCCACCCGAAATGGGAATCACAACACCCCGATCGCCCTCGCGGTATGTCCGCAACACAGCCTGAACAACATTCAATTCAATCTGAGGCTGATCCCCGAGTGCGATCAGCACCGCATCTGCATCCTCAGGCAAATGGTGGAGACCGCAAAGAACACTGGAAAACATCCCCTCGCGGTACGCGTCATTCACGCAACACAGCACGGTCCGACCGCGCAAACTCTCGCGCACAGCATCTGCATCGTGCCCCAAAACCACCACAACGCCAGCCAGATCAGCACCTGACAGCGTATCAACTACTGTTTGAAGAACCGTTCGATCGCCAAAAGGCAACAACTGTTTGGTTGACCCCATGCGCCGCGCCATACCCGCGGCCAGCACAAGACCGTAAATTTGCTCGTTCATATATCAGCTTTCAGCTATCAGCTTTCAGCTAATAGCTTGTTTTGCTAACTGCTGACCGCTGACCGCTTATTTTGCATTTGTAGTATAATGATAAGGCTTATTGTTGACAAGCGCGTATTTTAACAGCTTATATATCATTCCATAAACTTATAATAAAACAACATTTTATTAAAATAACTTGACTTTTTCTATTCAGGCATTAAA
This window encodes:
- a CDS encoding nucleotidyltransferase family protein, whose amino-acid sequence is MNEQIYGLVLAAGMARRMGSTKQLLPFGDRTVLQTVVDTLSGADLAGVVVVLGHDADAVRESLRGRTVLCCVNDAYREGMFSSVLCGLHHLPEDADAVLIALGDQPQIELNVVQAVLRTYREGDRGVVIPISGGKRGHPVLVNLSRYRDEILRLSGDEGLKPVMRGHPHDTLEVPVDDEGILRDLDTPEDYRAEIERRGK